A stretch of the Danio rerio strain Tuebingen ecotype United States chromosome 18, GRCz12tu, whole genome shotgun sequence genome encodes the following:
- the shank2a gene encoding SH3 and multiple ankyrin repeat domains protein 2 isoform X7, translated as MGSACCTAERVGLSDTPSASRGRRPLPRSGVCMSRSLLRSSSDINVPERTVSPELQQMQRDAGARMRMMMMTSGRSGRMKSNSRSLSVSLEDEHSSSTTLKCPNGRVCVPSSRRKLYSATSGRHVLLVRSCLPHAGGGENSSLHRNGRVRDSRAERSDRKKLFRHFTVGSYDSMDNSSDCTTEQKTVVLQKQDSEGFGFVLRGAKADTPIEEFIPTAAFPALQYLESVDEGGVAWLMGLRTGDFLTEVNHQSVVKMGHRQVVSMIKHGGNRLVIKVVRVSRNPDDKDDKTRKKAPPPPKRAPTTALTMRSKSMTCELEDPDKVEEAVPPQKIMHEKSSADKTVSIRSRPSSRFLASMDFNQSASERPGVAVVPPNVPGRSHGGYIRLPKSSMRRQKSVGIAGEEKKFLIPPLLKFSRSLSMPDTSEDIPPPPGISPPSPPYKLSTSTAQGYEPNQSIYTQNSAARCHTIERDQVGYHRQNFEPYDCQTHPGLNRAHVPENPYSDKPLYVPPKPARRKGILVKQPNVEDSPEKTCSISIPTIIVKEPSTSSSGKSSRGSSMEIETTGPEPPGQLRPDGSVSNPFAAAIAGAVRDREKRLEARKNSPAFLSMDLGDEDPFIPTPRLRQSMSIDEGMFANDKSLENIMAPPASLIGSSQLRNEGNLTDFTIPEPMTKPLTTRSRKCPDIGSPIGIDDDFQQQVSRKTHDICSPPAPGQSSGNKALKEPVLPPLPPPKGEPHKANLNQPLFIDTKLRSNIETNFAATTAVGQPKDSGGLFRHSRESSRQTVKVSNPSEQLKNAHNTSQQKSAGLLMVQSLNKAKPQGNSLSDGFLLEESPVMDGEPSDSKLPNSQTTPMEEPGKFSSGIPLPLLTSVDIDEEFDVAEPLPPPLEFANSLDIPEDQVAVILKQKKNNETRAVHHSRASNCMTSHAYPPPPPEMFEPVTDSGIEEADSRNSAGDPHFEANSTISTVSSISTLSSEGIEDACITYANGQIFLLDRPPVPPKPKSKPIINKSNAFYRDPLKQESIESIGEPPPLPPPPLCGVAQTEARKTLAKHPQELPNPLLPNADPKANVINELSSKLQHMNKDRFPKQGGSLDPPAVSRSIGSREWMAQDTKRIHKVSSSPLPPQASPPAGSGHSSLPGSAASPTLTDVFSLPSPPMGNAEQCFSISSVSSQSLSPLTLFQAAADKPFADKPIPLWSKHDVADWLDTLNLAEHKKAFLENDIEGSHLPNLQKEDLVDLGVTRVGHRMNIEKALKLLMDR; from the exons TGGGTCTCTCAGACACCCCGTCAGCCTCCCGTGGTCGCCGGCCCCTGCCCCGCAGCGGTGTGTGTATGTCCCGGTCTCTACTGCGCTCCAGCAGTGACATCAATGTCCCGGAGCGCACCGTGAGCCCAGAGCTGCAGCAGATGCAGAGAGACGCGGGCGCACGCATGCGCATGATGATGATGACCAGCGGACGCAGCGGCAGGATGAAGAGCAACAGCAGATCACTGTCCGTCAGCCTGGAGGACGAGCACAGCAGCAGCACCACGCTCAAATG tCCTAACGGGCGTGTGTGTGTGCCGAGCAGCAGGAGGAAGCTCTACAGCGCCACCTCTGGTCGTCATGTGCTGCTGGTGCGCTCCTGTCTGCCACACGCTGGAGGAGGAGAGAACAGCAGCCTGCACCGCAACGGCCGGGTCAGAG ACAGCCGGGCGGAGCGCAGCGACAGGAAGAAGCTCTTCAGACACTTCACTGTGGGCTCCTACGACAGCATGGACAACTCCAG TGACTGCACGACGGAGCAGAAGACAGTGGTCCTACAGAAGCAGGACAGCGAGGGGTTCGGGTTCGTGCTGCGAGGAGCTAAAG CTGACACCCCCATCGAGGAGTTCATCCCCACTGCTGCGTTCCCAGCGCTGCAGTATCTGGAGTCTGTGGATGAGGGTGGTGTGGCCTGGCTGATGGGGCTGCGCACCGGAGACTTCCTCACTGAG gtcAATCATCAGAGTGTGGTGAAGATGGGTCATCGGCAGGTGGTGAGCATGATCAAACATGGAGGAAACCGACTGGTCATTAAAGTGGTGAGAGTGAGCAGGAATCCGGACGACAAAGACGACAAAACACGGAAGAAAG CGCCTCCTCCACCCAAAAGAGCACCCACCACTGCCCTGACCATGAGATCCAAATCCATGACCTGTGAGCTAGAAGACCCGG ATAAAGTGGAAGAGGCCGTTCCGCCACAGAAGATCATGCATGAAAAATCCTCAGCAGACAAAACTGTCTCAATCAGGTCCCGCCCCTCAAGCCGATTTTTGGCATCCATGGATTTTAAT CAGTCCGCATCTGAACGGCCAGGGGTCGCTGTAGTTCCTCCGAATGTTCCTGGGAGATCCCATGGAGGTTATATTCGTCTGCCAAAGAGCTCCATGAGAAGACAGAAGTCCGTCG GAATCGCAGGAGAAGAGAAGAAGTTCCTGATACCTCCACTGCTCAAGTTCTCCAGAAGCCTCTCAATGCCGGACACATCTGAGGATATTCCTCCACCACCTGGCATCTCTCCTCCATCCCCACCGTACAAGCTCAGCACGTCTACAGCACAGGGATACGAGCCCAACCAGTCCATTTACACTCAGAACTCTGCCGCCAGATGCCACACCATAGAAAGAGACCAAGTCGGGTACCATCGGCAAAACTTTGAGCCGTACGACTGTCAGACTCATCCAGGCCTCAACAGGGCGCATGTGCCAGAGAATCCATACTCAGACAAACCCCTGTACGTCCCACCAAAACCAGCCCGTAGGAAGGGCATTCTGGTCAAGCAGCCAAACGTTGAGGATAGTCCCGAGAAGACTTGTTCAATATCAATACCAACCATTATTGTTAAAGAGCCTTCGACTAGCAGTAGTGGCAAAAGCAGCAGAGGAAGCAGCATGGAAATCGAGACTACTGGACCCGAGCCTCCAGGACAACTTCGGCCTGATGGGAGCGTTTCCAACCCTTTTGCAGCTGCTATTGCTGGGGCAGTGCGTGACCGCGAGAAGCGTCTGGAGGCAAGGAAAAACTCCCCTGCTTTTTTGTCAATGGATCTCGGAGATGAGGATCCGTTTATCCCTACTCCCCGCCTACGCCAGTCTATGTCCATTGATGAAGGCATGTTTGCCAACGATAAGAGTTTAGAAAACATCATGGCTCCACCGGCCTCTTTAATAGGGAGCTCGCAACTAAGAAATGAAGGAAACTTGACTGACTTTACCATCCCAGAACCAATGACTAAACCTCTGACAACACGCTCCAGGAAGTGTCCTGATATAGGTAGTCCCATCGGCATCGATGATGATTTCCAACAACAGGTTTCGAGGAAGACTCATGATATTTGTTCACCTCCAGCTCCGGGACAATCATCTGGAAATAAAGCTCTGAAGGAGCCAGTGCTACCGCCTCTTCCTCCACCTAAAGGAGAACCACACAAAGCAAACCTCAACCAACCACTCTTTATAGACACCAAGCTGCGGTCCAATATTGAAACCAACTTTGCCGCTACCACAGCAGTGGGTCAACCAAAAGATAGTGGGGGTTTATTTAGACATTCAAGAGAGTCTAGCCGGCAAACAGTGAAGGTCAGCAATCCATCTGAGCAGCTAAAGAACGCTCATAACACTTCACAGCAGAAGTCAGCAGGACTCCTCATGGTGCAGTCACTGAATAAGGCCAAGCCGCAGGGGAACAGTCTGTCTGATGGATTCCTGCTAGAAGAGTCCCCAGTTATGGATGGAGAACCCAGTGATTCCAAACTTCCAAACTCCCAAACAACTCCCATGGAGGAGCCTGGCAAGTTTTCCTCTGGGATTCCTCTTCCACTTCTGACCTCAGTGGATATCGATGAGGAGTTCGATGTAGCTGAACCCTTGCCTCCACCTCTGGAGTTTGCCAACAGCCTCGACATTCCTGAGGACCAGGTAGCTGTGATTCTCAAGCAGAAGAAGAATAATGAAACAAGGGCCGTGCATCATTCTCGTGCTTCAAATTGCATGACATCCCACGCCTACCCTCCACCACCTCCAGAGATGTTTGAGCCGGTCACAGACTCAGGCATTGAGGAAGCTGACAGCAGAAACAGCGCTGGAGATCCTCATTTTGAGGCCAACAGCACAATCTCCACCGTGTCCAGTATCTCTACGCTGTCATCAGAGGGAATCGAGGATGCGTGTATAACCTATGCAAATGGGCAGATTTTTCTGCTGGACCGACCCCCTGTTCCACCAAAGCCAAAATCTAAACCCATTATCAATAAAAGCAATGCTTTTTACAGGGACCCTTTGAAACAGGAGAGCATTGAGTCTATTGGAGAGCCTCCACCACTCCCACCTCCACCTCTGTGTGGTGTAGCTCAAACTGAGGCTCGTAAAACACTCGCGAAACACCCCCAGGAGCTGCCAAACCCACTCCTACCCAATGCAGATCCTAAAGCCAATGTAATCAATGAGCTCAGCTCCAAACTTCAGCACATGAACAAGGACAGATTTCCCAAACAGGGAGGATCTCTCGACCCACCTGCAGTCTCCAGAAGCATCGGATCAAG AGAATGGATGGCTCAAGATACCAAACGCATCCACAAAGTGTCTTCCAGCCCCTTACCCCCTCAGGCGTCTCCTCCTGCTGGATCTGGACACTCTTCTCTGCCCGGCTCTGCTGCATCTCCAACATTGACGGATGTGTTCAGCCTGCCATCTCCACCCATGGGGAACGCAGAGCAGTGTTTCAGCATCAGCTCCGTCAGCAGCCAGTCTCTGTCCCCGCTCACGCTCTTTCAGGCCGCGGCCGACAAGCCGTTCGCTGATAAACCCATCCCGCTCTGGAGCAAACACGACGTGGCTGACTGGCTGGACACCCTCAACCTAGCCGAGCACAAGAAGGCCTTCCTTGAGAATGACATTGAGGGCTCGCACCTCCCCAACCTCCAAAAAGAAGACCTCGTAGATCTGGGGGTAACGCGTGTGGGCCACCGCATGAACATCGAGAAGGCTCTCAAACTGCTAATGGACAGATAA
- the shank2a gene encoding SH3 and multiple ankyrin repeat domains protein 2 isoform X8, whose product MGSACCTAERVGLSDTPSASRGRRPLPRSGVCMSRSLLRSSSDINVPERTVSPELQQMQRDAGARMRMMMMTSGRSGRMKSNSRSLSVSLEDEHSSSTTLKCPNGRVCVPSSRRKLYSATSGRHVLLVRSCLPHAGGGENSSLHRNGRVRDSRAERSDRKKLFRHFTVGSYDSMDNSSDCTTEQKTVVLQKQDSEGFGFVLRGAKADTPIEEFIPTAAFPALQYLESVDEGGVAWLMGLRTGDFLTEVNHQSVVKMGHRQVVSMIKHGGNRLVIKVVRVSRNPDDKDDKTRKKAPPPPKRAPTTALTMRSKSMTCELEDPDKVEEAVPPQKIMHEKSSADKTVSIRSRPSSRFLASMDFNSASERPGVAVVPPNVPGRSHGGYIRLPKSSMRRQKSVGIAGEEKKFLIPPLLKFSRSLSMPDTSEDIPPPPGISPPSPPYKLSTSTAQGYEPNQSIYTQNSAARCHTIERDQVGYHRQNFEPYDCQTHPGLNRAHVPENPYSDKPLYVPPKPARRKGILVKQPNVEDSPEKTCSISIPTIIVKEPSTSSSGKSSRGSSMEIETTGPEPPGQLRPDGSVSNPFAAAIAGAVRDREKRLEARKNSPAFLSMDLGDEDPFIPTPRLRQSMSIDEGMFANDKSLENIMAPPASLIGSSQLRNEGNLTDFTIPEPMTKPLTTRSRKCPDIGSPIGIDDDFQQQVSRKTHDICSPPAPGQSSGNKALKEPVLPPLPPPKGEPHKANLNQPLFIDTKLRSNIETNFAATTAVGQPKDSGGLFRHSRESSRQTVKVSNPSEQLKNAHNTSQQKSAGLLMVQSLNKAKPQGNSLSDGFLLEESPVMDGEPSDSKLPNSQTTPMEEPGKFSSGIPLPLLTSVDIDEEFDVAEPLPPPLEFANSLDIPEDQVAVILKQKKNNETRAVHHSRASNCMTSHAYPPPPPEMFEPVTDSGIEEADSRNSAGDPHFEANSTISTVSSISTLSSEGIEDACITYANGQIFLLDRPPVPPKPKSKPIINKSNAFYRDPLKQESIESIGEPPPLPPPPLCGVAQTEARKTLAKHPQELPNPLLPNADPKANVINELSSKLQHMNKDRFPKQGGSLDPPAVSRSIGSREWMAQDTKRIHKVSSSPLPPQASPPAGSGHSSLPGSAASPTLTDVFSLPSPPMGNAEQCFSISSVSSQSLSPLTLFQAAADKPFADKPIPLWSKHDVADWLDTLNLAEHKKAFLENDIEGSHLPNLQKEDLVDLGVTRVGHRMNIEKALKLLMDR is encoded by the exons TGGGTCTCTCAGACACCCCGTCAGCCTCCCGTGGTCGCCGGCCCCTGCCCCGCAGCGGTGTGTGTATGTCCCGGTCTCTACTGCGCTCCAGCAGTGACATCAATGTCCCGGAGCGCACCGTGAGCCCAGAGCTGCAGCAGATGCAGAGAGACGCGGGCGCACGCATGCGCATGATGATGATGACCAGCGGACGCAGCGGCAGGATGAAGAGCAACAGCAGATCACTGTCCGTCAGCCTGGAGGACGAGCACAGCAGCAGCACCACGCTCAAATG tCCTAACGGGCGTGTGTGTGTGCCGAGCAGCAGGAGGAAGCTCTACAGCGCCACCTCTGGTCGTCATGTGCTGCTGGTGCGCTCCTGTCTGCCACACGCTGGAGGAGGAGAGAACAGCAGCCTGCACCGCAACGGCCGGGTCAGAG ACAGCCGGGCGGAGCGCAGCGACAGGAAGAAGCTCTTCAGACACTTCACTGTGGGCTCCTACGACAGCATGGACAACTCCAG TGACTGCACGACGGAGCAGAAGACAGTGGTCCTACAGAAGCAGGACAGCGAGGGGTTCGGGTTCGTGCTGCGAGGAGCTAAAG CTGACACCCCCATCGAGGAGTTCATCCCCACTGCTGCGTTCCCAGCGCTGCAGTATCTGGAGTCTGTGGATGAGGGTGGTGTGGCCTGGCTGATGGGGCTGCGCACCGGAGACTTCCTCACTGAG gtcAATCATCAGAGTGTGGTGAAGATGGGTCATCGGCAGGTGGTGAGCATGATCAAACATGGAGGAAACCGACTGGTCATTAAAGTGGTGAGAGTGAGCAGGAATCCGGACGACAAAGACGACAAAACACGGAAGAAAG CGCCTCCTCCACCCAAAAGAGCACCCACCACTGCCCTGACCATGAGATCCAAATCCATGACCTGTGAGCTAGAAGACCCGG ATAAAGTGGAAGAGGCCGTTCCGCCACAGAAGATCATGCATGAAAAATCCTCAGCAGACAAAACTGTCTCAATCAGGTCCCGCCCCTCAAGCCGATTTTTGGCATCCATGGATTTTAAT TCCGCATCTGAACGGCCAGGGGTCGCTGTAGTTCCTCCGAATGTTCCTGGGAGATCCCATGGAGGTTATATTCGTCTGCCAAAGAGCTCCATGAGAAGACAGAAGTCCGTCG GAATCGCAGGAGAAGAGAAGAAGTTCCTGATACCTCCACTGCTCAAGTTCTCCAGAAGCCTCTCAATGCCGGACACATCTGAGGATATTCCTCCACCACCTGGCATCTCTCCTCCATCCCCACCGTACAAGCTCAGCACGTCTACAGCACAGGGATACGAGCCCAACCAGTCCATTTACACTCAGAACTCTGCCGCCAGATGCCACACCATAGAAAGAGACCAAGTCGGGTACCATCGGCAAAACTTTGAGCCGTACGACTGTCAGACTCATCCAGGCCTCAACAGGGCGCATGTGCCAGAGAATCCATACTCAGACAAACCCCTGTACGTCCCACCAAAACCAGCCCGTAGGAAGGGCATTCTGGTCAAGCAGCCAAACGTTGAGGATAGTCCCGAGAAGACTTGTTCAATATCAATACCAACCATTATTGTTAAAGAGCCTTCGACTAGCAGTAGTGGCAAAAGCAGCAGAGGAAGCAGCATGGAAATCGAGACTACTGGACCCGAGCCTCCAGGACAACTTCGGCCTGATGGGAGCGTTTCCAACCCTTTTGCAGCTGCTATTGCTGGGGCAGTGCGTGACCGCGAGAAGCGTCTGGAGGCAAGGAAAAACTCCCCTGCTTTTTTGTCAATGGATCTCGGAGATGAGGATCCGTTTATCCCTACTCCCCGCCTACGCCAGTCTATGTCCATTGATGAAGGCATGTTTGCCAACGATAAGAGTTTAGAAAACATCATGGCTCCACCGGCCTCTTTAATAGGGAGCTCGCAACTAAGAAATGAAGGAAACTTGACTGACTTTACCATCCCAGAACCAATGACTAAACCTCTGACAACACGCTCCAGGAAGTGTCCTGATATAGGTAGTCCCATCGGCATCGATGATGATTTCCAACAACAGGTTTCGAGGAAGACTCATGATATTTGTTCACCTCCAGCTCCGGGACAATCATCTGGAAATAAAGCTCTGAAGGAGCCAGTGCTACCGCCTCTTCCTCCACCTAAAGGAGAACCACACAAAGCAAACCTCAACCAACCACTCTTTATAGACACCAAGCTGCGGTCCAATATTGAAACCAACTTTGCCGCTACCACAGCAGTGGGTCAACCAAAAGATAGTGGGGGTTTATTTAGACATTCAAGAGAGTCTAGCCGGCAAACAGTGAAGGTCAGCAATCCATCTGAGCAGCTAAAGAACGCTCATAACACTTCACAGCAGAAGTCAGCAGGACTCCTCATGGTGCAGTCACTGAATAAGGCCAAGCCGCAGGGGAACAGTCTGTCTGATGGATTCCTGCTAGAAGAGTCCCCAGTTATGGATGGAGAACCCAGTGATTCCAAACTTCCAAACTCCCAAACAACTCCCATGGAGGAGCCTGGCAAGTTTTCCTCTGGGATTCCTCTTCCACTTCTGACCTCAGTGGATATCGATGAGGAGTTCGATGTAGCTGAACCCTTGCCTCCACCTCTGGAGTTTGCCAACAGCCTCGACATTCCTGAGGACCAGGTAGCTGTGATTCTCAAGCAGAAGAAGAATAATGAAACAAGGGCCGTGCATCATTCTCGTGCTTCAAATTGCATGACATCCCACGCCTACCCTCCACCACCTCCAGAGATGTTTGAGCCGGTCACAGACTCAGGCATTGAGGAAGCTGACAGCAGAAACAGCGCTGGAGATCCTCATTTTGAGGCCAACAGCACAATCTCCACCGTGTCCAGTATCTCTACGCTGTCATCAGAGGGAATCGAGGATGCGTGTATAACCTATGCAAATGGGCAGATTTTTCTGCTGGACCGACCCCCTGTTCCACCAAAGCCAAAATCTAAACCCATTATCAATAAAAGCAATGCTTTTTACAGGGACCCTTTGAAACAGGAGAGCATTGAGTCTATTGGAGAGCCTCCACCACTCCCACCTCCACCTCTGTGTGGTGTAGCTCAAACTGAGGCTCGTAAAACACTCGCGAAACACCCCCAGGAGCTGCCAAACCCACTCCTACCCAATGCAGATCCTAAAGCCAATGTAATCAATGAGCTCAGCTCCAAACTTCAGCACATGAACAAGGACAGATTTCCCAAACAGGGAGGATCTCTCGACCCACCTGCAGTCTCCAGAAGCATCGGATCAAG AGAATGGATGGCTCAAGATACCAAACGCATCCACAAAGTGTCTTCCAGCCCCTTACCCCCTCAGGCGTCTCCTCCTGCTGGATCTGGACACTCTTCTCTGCCCGGCTCTGCTGCATCTCCAACATTGACGGATGTGTTCAGCCTGCCATCTCCACCCATGGGGAACGCAGAGCAGTGTTTCAGCATCAGCTCCGTCAGCAGCCAGTCTCTGTCCCCGCTCACGCTCTTTCAGGCCGCGGCCGACAAGCCGTTCGCTGATAAACCCATCCCGCTCTGGAGCAAACACGACGTGGCTGACTGGCTGGACACCCTCAACCTAGCCGAGCACAAGAAGGCCTTCCTTGAGAATGACATTGAGGGCTCGCACCTCCCCAACCTCCAAAAAGAAGACCTCGTAGATCTGGGGGTAACGCGTGTGGGCCACCGCATGAACATCGAGAAGGCTCTCAAACTGCTAATGGACAGATAA